Within Paroedura picta isolate Pp20150507F chromosome 13, Ppicta_v3.0, whole genome shotgun sequence, the genomic segment cttgatggagctaaaacagtttcgCATGGCCTGAAAAGATTCAAAAAGGTCTGCAAACCAGGTATTTGATTGacaccaggcataaccaacatctgcagggctcctgcccctccctccctcccagaaatccatcaatgctttctactcctggacctgtttgcactgttaccactgttacaattatcagttagtagtattaatgttatggctaTTTATGTTATggtttattgtattgtttatacattttatgtaaactgccctgagcctccggggagggcagtttataaatataataaataaatacattaaataaataaacttcaatccctccatctcccccaactCAGtcttagcctcacaacaactgtcctgtgaggtaggctaggccaagagAGTGACCGGCCCAAGATCACCGGGTGTGCTTTCATGGCAAAGTGAGCCTgaatctgcctaaggaggtggtgatcccCCTCaccggtggtcttcaagcagcaactgggcagatggatgctgtaggctgatggtctttatggccccttcctactctatgattctattgattcTGAGTCTTGCACATCCCAAACTCTAGCTGACACATCATGCTGACTATCCTAGAACTCacactttggttttgtttctGGCCATCTTATAGTCATCCTTCCGCCACCAAATGACATTCCGCTGCCAGTAGAGCAGGCATTTCTAACACCACCACGCATGACCCTTCCCTTGAGGACCAGCAACTGAACGTCAAACGTGGGAAGAGCACTGAAGAGCACCAAGATGACATTGATGTTCCCTTTATGGAAAACCTATCCCAACTCATCTCCAAAGAGCTCAAGgtaacaaatcccccccccatgacctgtgaagcaggtgaggttGACAGACAGTGATGGGCTGTCAATCAGCTGCACTGGCTGAGGGAGGATTCAACTCTGGGCCTCATCAGATTTCTTACCCACTACAATCGTAGGCAGCAGAGGGCAATGTGTTGAGCTGGGGCCATGGGGATGTGGCAAAGGAGAACAAACCAGATCAGAAAGCCCCGGTACCTTCTTCCTTCTTGGCCTGCTCTTCAAACTCCGAGCGGTCCACCAGTTTGATGAACATAAACGCCTTCAGTTTGGTCTCATGGTTGTAGACCCTTTCCAGCTCCCGGAACTCTATGTTGTACTGTGCAATGTCTTTGCAACGCCTTTCCTTCATGGCGGAAATCCTCGCGAGGGCTTCTACCCTAAATGCGGGCAAAAGGTgacaggctgagaaagctctcatGTTCATGAAAAGGGGACCAGGGTCACCTCCCCTtacccacagggtgtttgtcttGGGAGATTtggttaatcccccccccccacacacacacaccaatcttcACACCCAAGCAAATAGAAAGAGAGTAGCCCAACATACTCCTAGCTGAGCAGATGTGATACTTATgcgagggttttttgtttgtttaaaagagGATTTGATTGAGAACTGCAATTTTTCACCTATTCCAAACTGGTCTAGCCACCCTTTATTACTATTAAACTATTACTATTATTCCTGTTCACATTAATTGTGTTACCCGCCCTTTCTCTTTGAACTCAGGGCTTGGCTTCCTTctccaagcccctcccctcctctctctgcaaGTACCTTTGCTCATAAGCGACGGTGGACTGTTCGATCGACACGTCCATCGtcttcttctgctgctccagTTTCTTGTAGAGCCGGGAATAGATGGTATCGAAAATGGATTTCTGGCACAGCAGGTTGGAGATCTCCTCCCGGAGTTTGGCGTTGGTGGTCAAGATGGTGTCGAAATAGACTGTGACCTGGAGGGACCGAGGCCCCAACACTGAGTCAGCATCATGCCCAGGAATGCGCAACAAGAAACAAGAAGGCTGCCGGTCCCTCTAAGTCTAGTGGCAGCACTTTGGAgactcaggcagagaaagagggagCAGCAGAGTCCAGCTTGAGAGGCCAAGGGAGGGAGAGACTCACGTGACTGAGACGATTCTCCAGCATGTGTATCTGCCTCTGCAGCCACTTCCCATCAAACTCCTGCCTCAGCTTGATGACCACCACCTTCTGCTTCTGGATCTTTTTTTCCATCTCagatatctttttaaaagaaggaagaaacGAATATGCTAATGCCCACATTTTCTGAGTGGGCAGTTAAGGTATTCTTCTAAGAAGGAGAAGATGAAAGAACGATTCCCAGGACCCAATCTCGCATGTGGCAGGACGGCCTGCAGGCCAAAATACATAAGAAGAGGCATTGTCGAAGGCTTTCACAGCTGAAgtcaaagggttgttgtgggttttctgggctgcatggctgtagtctggagaatgaTACCGAAGCATTGAAATGCAgtaggttggcatccctaaacagtGTAAGCGACTTTTGTCCATTCTAGTCTAACCAGCTAGTAAAGATAGATTGACGTGGGTcaacgtgttggtctgaagcagcagaagaaagtttgtcttcaggggcacctttaagaccagcagagttctcttcaaggtatgagcttccacctgcatgcacacttcgtcagatacagtggaacagaatttcctcaaccatcaCTCCAAAGGAATGTGCATCTGGACAGACCTGATCTCCCAGTTCCTGCTGATGAACTGAATTTGGTTGACCTTTGGACAGAAATTGAACTCAAATCtcttctcacatctgtttgttaattcTTGCAGTATGCTTATTTACGGCAATTCACAGGTCTTGATtcctgccttaatccaatctcaactATTATCTCTTAGGCATCTTCAGCCAGCCTTTCCTGTCAATTAAAACAAACCACCCTCACTGTGGgtgaagtgtgtatgcacacaaatgcttacaCCTTGAaaaagactttgttggtcttaaaggtgccccctaGACTCATACTTTGTCCTTTTTTGCAGCTAGTCAAGAGACAACGATGGCTGAATTAAATTATCTTGTTCCTGGAAAGTGAGCTGACTAATCCCCCATGACCTGCCTCCATTTCTTGCATTCTGTGGTAGGTTCCTCTTTATTTTTGCTGAAACGGCCTGACATTGTTCCGGAAGGACAGTAGGGCTCATTTCTTCTGACCTCGTCGAGTAGCAAAAAAGGAACAAATAGCTGCACAAGCATACATGCTCACAACATCCCCATCTGTAGACGTGCACCAGCCATCTGATAGTGCTTAAAAATGACTGCGCCCAGGTCTAAAGGGAAAGGTCAACTCTTGCTTCCATTCTCATTACTATTTATTGAATTTGTGACTTGCCCTTTCTCTTCAGGCTCTGGGCAGGGTGCATCATCACAGTAAAACATACAGGATAAGAACCATGTATATAAAACAgtacacaataaataattaaacatcTGAAACATCTAAAAACAGTTGCATCTCCTTAATGGCCTGTTCTAGTAGTTACAGTGGCAAGCACGGAGAGAGAAGGCAGAGAGTATTACTGGCCCCGGATGATGTATAATTGGGGCTTTGACAGAGAGGCCAGCTCAGTTCAGCAGTGTTTTTAGGTCTCAACCATTggcctagtggaacagctctgttttacaagccctgcttGTAAACTGAGGTCGCTGTTCACCTTTGGAAGAGTGCCCCAGTAGGCCCGGGGCCAGGGTCAAAATGTCACGGAGAATCCCCCGCCTCCTTTAGCGGTTGCCTTGTGTTAGAGGCCAAAGAGGCTTTCATCCTGCAGTGCAGCAAAACAGAAAGCCAGAAAAGACACAGTGATGAGCTCGTGGAGTGGGGGGTAGAGCAGGCTGGCTGCGATGAGTATTTTGGGAGTGTGGCTGACACCCTTTGCACTTCTCCAGCGAGCGTCTCGCGCCCTCCTACCTTGTCATCCAGTTCGGCAATCAGGGCCTTGGTGGCTTGAATGAGAGCGTCGTACTCGTCTTTGGTCTGCAGAAGGAACTTCAGCTCCATGCAGTTGTGGTCATCGATGAAGATATTCCGGGGGGACTTGCAGAGGCTCAGGAGCAAATTGATCTCCTCGTTTTCTTGTTTCAGAGCATGGATTTGTTTTCTGGGAAGGAGAGGACAGAAAGATCCTGCAGGCTCCTCCAGCTGCATACTTGCAAAGCCATTTTTCAATTTCAATTTGTGAAACAACAGCAGCCTGCTTTTCAGGACCGTTTTACTTTGAGAATGTACATCGAGAACTCTGAACACCAACAGCATTCTGTAAATACTAATGCAGTTCAAAAGACCACGTATCCCAAAATATACATGGTGCAGGCTTACAAAGAACAACTTTCACCTCTGACATGACATTGGCAGGCAACTCAGCAGGAAAATGTTGGTAGCCTGGACGATGAAAGGGTATCTTTCTCCTTCcaacatttaaaagaattttgGTGCCTTTTCTGGGCTGCCCTAGCAAATTATATCAACAGCTTCCTCTagttccccaccccttccattcCACACATCGtatgaaaacaaatcacatgacttgCCCATTCCACAAACTCCCAAAATGATCAGGACCCCAGGAATTctgtctctcccaccccacagccCTGCCAAAAAGTGTTGGAAGAGGGAGGTGTGTGGACTGGCAGGCTGGTGACAATTCTCAGTGCTTAGAAATTGTTTCACAAGACTGACCTGAGAAAAGGATGTTCCTCTTCACCTACCCAAAACATCCGCTAACAAAAATTATTCCCATGTGCTGGATCGTGAGAGTTCAGAAGCGCAAAACGGAACTCCTCTGCTGGGtttatgattgaggctggggtcggtgaggtagatcaatgcccccccccctgccctggccaTTTCTGGCATGGATGGGGGGGCAACACCGTGGCATAGTCCTGCCCTGGGTCAGCTTCTGGCATGAGGGGTAGGGGCGACAGAGCTGCATAGTCCTGCCTTGGCCCTTTTCTGCATGCTCCCTTTGGTGAAGGGAGGTCTCCCTTTGGCAAACTGATCGCCAGTACAGATATGACTTGGTtcacaaatctgaaaatatttctgtgctgtcgcTTCCAGTACCTtgggagtgtctgagtgatatcacttctggtgacacgtgaccccaggggtgtggcaggaaggtttgACCTGCTtacataacttctggggtttctcaaagcctgaagaatatttaaggggtttctcaatggtaaaaaggctgagaaaggtgtAGAGGAATAGTTGGTGCAGGTCACAAGCTTTTCTGTTTGAGGCCACCAAAAGAGGCAAGACAAGAAGGGCTTTATGGCCTGATTCAGCAAGATCATTTGCACACTTCCGCagggctactccccccccccccccacttagaaCCCAGCCCGACTTACTCCTGATGAAAGAGATGCTGTTGAGTTTTGACCCCAAAAGACTTTCGGCTTTCCACCATGATCCGAAACTGTTGCTGCAGTTTTCTCAGCTCAATCTCCGCCAtgacttctttctccttctcggTATATTCAGAACACTCATTCCGGGAGCAAGACCCTCGGTTGCGCTACAGgtccagggtggggggaagagggaggaaagtcATGTGATTTCAAGAAGACTGAAAAATGCCATTCTGGGGGATTTCTGTATACCTTCTGTCAACACAACCCACAGGGACCTGGCAGGGGGCGGATGTATCCTCTTGTTGGGATCTTCATAGGCTGCACACTCCTCTCTTCCAGCTACAGTTGAAAAACATGGCCGCTGTTTGCCTCCTTTACCCCAGAGCATCAAAGAGCAGCACGGTTCAGAGAGAAGAGCAACCCACGCCCTGAACAATGCCACAattcctctaaagcagccattttctccaggcaaactggttTCTGACGTCTGCAaatcagtggtaattctgggagatctccaggactcacctggTGTTTGGGAACCCTACATCTcatcctcgggggggggggggggagaaaacgaAGGCTGACTCCTGCCCCTCAACCACCTGCCAGAGGCCTGCTGCACCAAATGAAGTATCCAAACCATGTTTAAGTGCAACTACACATCAAACCGCATGGTAGTAGCCTAATCTAGAAGTTGTACAGGTAACAGTAGCCTTCTTTACCATAGACTTCATGCTTCCCAGTCGTCTTAAGACCCTTCCACTGAGCAAATGTGATTAATTCTTCTCAAAGCAAAACCCCAGtcctgaaaggaagaagaaaccaAAAGTTGCCACCATTAACAAATCCATCCCATCGGTTCTCTGACCAAACCTCTGCAGCCCTGCCCATTTCCCCTCCTTCCAAATTCACTTCTACAACTCTGTGAAAAAACATTCCAGACTattgaagaagatgagttggttcttataagccgcttttctctacctgaaggagtctcaaagtggcttccagtcgctctccccaccctgtgagggaggtgaggctgagagaggcctgagattactgtttggtcagaacagctttatcagtgctgtggcgagcccaggatgacccaactggctgcatgtggggaaggagcggggaatcaaacccggctctcgaGATCagcagtctgcactcctaactactacgtAAAGCATTGCCTTCCTCCAGTTACCCACCACCACAGCCACGTATTTGGGAGGAGAGCTTGAATAAGATGTTGCCAAACAATCCCTGTTTCCCTTCTCCAGTTTCTAATTCGGGTGAGGTGCAGATGTCCCATTCTCTATCCAACCCAATCAGAATGGGAGTCTCCACAGAAATCATGAAAGGGTGCATGGCAGCAATGAACCCTCCCGCACCCTTCAGATATCATAGCAGTGCCTCAGGGGGAACCCGATGACCTGGCTTGCTCAGGGAAGGGCCCCGTTCTAAATTGCCCCGTCCTTACGAATCCAGCTGCCCCAGCTGCTTGTCCACCCCCGCTCCCACTCACTCCCTGGGTTGCCTTTCAGCTGCCACCCCTCTGCCCATCTGGCCTGGTCCCCAGTTCAGATGAAATGCCCTCACCAGTTTCAGCCACGCAATTTGGTCCCAAACCCCTCAGGAGGGACCCTGGCGTGTCTCCCTTGGCCAGCAGTGGGCTGAACAGAACACAGCAGACCAGACCAGAACGTGGGCCGCGCAGAATTCCGTGCACAATGGGCCTGTGGATTGTTGACAGGCTGCCTCGGATTGGCTAGCTGGGGCATTCTGGGCAGCGGAGCAGAGGGTGCCCCTAGTGGGAGCCCGGCCAAATTGCTTCTGCTGCCCCTCCTTGCACTTGCATCTCCTCtgtcccatgggggggggggagagaagtgcaGGGGGCCCATAGTatcagagccaatttaaggattcgtggggtcAAAGCAGAGCACACCTGGCACTGTCgtttgtgctgcacaagtaactgcaggccccccccctccctgggatgGCTGGAACTTTGGGAGCAACTGACACCTTTGCCTTGATGGAAACATTTCTCAAAACTTGGTAGGACACCACAAGTGTCCCAATATCTATGGGGATCTTCacacttatgcagcttgtggCCCACATGATGTTTCATGAGCGATGCGCATGCCCAATTAGTAACAAAGCAAGCATATTGCCCTTTTTTCATTACTGTGGTCCATaagctgcataagtatgaagaccctaACAATCAGAGTGTGAAGGCCTCATAACTAGACAGCACTATGGGGGTCCTGGAACTGTGGACCCTGAGCATGTGCTACTAGGAAAAACAGATTCTGTGTCTCTATGGAAATTCAAAGACACGCTTGTAACTGCGAGCATCAAATGCACTTAGCAAGGGTGTGAAGAGAGACATGGCTAGAAGCTAATTCCCCCCCCTTATCCACATGTGCCACCACTTATGAAACCTCCCTGCAGACTGACCTAAACCTGGCTGCCTCCTGGAAGTTGTGCAAAACCGTACCTGTTTGGGCTGGCCTTTGCACCTCAGGCTTCCGTACGAGAAGAGGGGCGATCTATCATCAAATTTGATCATTTATTGAATTCAGGGAGGGGCTgtagttcagtggtagagcatctaccgGGAGatctctggtatctccagttaaacaaCGCAGGCAGTGGGTAAAGGGCAAATCCTCttctggagaccctggagagccagtgccaGCCTGTTGGACTGATGATTTGATTCAGTAGAGAGGGATCGTGGCTCACTGGGGGAACATCTGTTTGGCAGGCAGTCAATGTGAAAGTCCTCTGCTGGAGACACGTCGCTGACCTGTGTAGACGATATCGACCTTGATGGACAAATGCGTCTGACTCTGTACAAGGCAAGTTCACACATTATTTAGTTCACTTAATTCCAAACAGGTGAGCAGAATTGTCATAAGAGCACATGGAGTTCAGCCTTCGGTTTGTTAAGAGGACTTGGAGTTTGGGACCGATTTAAGGATCTGCTTTTATTTCTCGCCATTTACCTTTGATTCCTCAATAAAGGGCTGCTAATTACCAAGCAGTTGACATATCCATCTGCCAAACTAACAGAGAGTCTTTGTGGCACTTCATAGACTAACCAATTTAATGTAGCTGCAGCCTAGAGTCTCCTGCTAATATTTCTTTGGTCCTGCAATTCCAAATACTCTTGCCAGTGTGCTCTGGGTTTCCCTCCCCCTTGACTGTTCTTTGTGGCTGAGCTCTATGTACCCTATTCTCAATTGTTGATGAGCACTGAACAAAACAGTCAATAAAAACTGCCAGAAAATGAATTGATTCACACGAGTCTATCTTTGTTCCTGTCGCCACACTACAGAAACATTTACCAAAAAGGGccctttttcttcctcccaaaTAGTGCGGAACTGTGAGATGGTGCTGGGAAGATGTGTGACTTCATTTCATCCCCTGGCcacaggctgtggctcagtaaaACATGGAATGAGCTGGCCAGAAAGGAAGATCTGAACCCGAACGGCATTCTGCTTTTTGCCACTTACTGAGGCCTGCAGAAAAGGAAGGGTGGGAACTGCCCGATGTTGCCAACCCACTGGGTTTCCACTGCATCCAATCAAACACTGGTTTATCAATAAAACATATCTGATCTGGAGTGATCAGTCAGcagtggttattattattattattatttatttatttatttattaattatttaaatttatataccgccattcccgattgggctcatggcagttcacataataaaataataaaaacacaataaaacccataaaaatccGTAATTACAATTTTTAAAGTTGACAAGACAGCAAGCAAAAAAACTAACTATGCTCACCCcctcgaccagccagggccagccttctgaccgtcttactggtgagagtgggaagacagatctatttattaacagaCGGACAgaaggacatttatttatttaattttatagaCTGCCCTATTGAACTGGTCATCTCGGGGTGGTGTATAGCAGGCTGGGGACCgacagggcaactgcccacccacgcatgccgtgcatgtgcggccgcaagcttgcggccggggaagttttttgctgcggcgggggggggcggggagagggaaccgcggcccgctgccatggccttcgcagcccggcaccgggccgcggcccgcgggttggggaccactggtgtatagcGTTTGTGAATACAATAAATCAGTTAAAACCATGAAAACAATTAAACAGTTAAAATCAACTAGGCATTACTAGTGATACCATAATTCTGTGCCAGGTCTTGTTGGTTAGACCAGTTGATGATTGAGTTTTAGGTGCTTGTACAAGCCGTCATTATTGCAGCAGGTGAGGCCCACTGGTGTTCACCTGATTTGCTTGTCCGAACTAGTCTCAgccataagcccagtggaagagctccattcagaaagttccgcagggcctgtaaaatggagctcttctgccagatctttggttgaggctgagttaGCCCCCTCAAGTCTCGCTATAATATCTAGCACACTCTTGTTAGCTGACtgcaggaggtaggagggatcttgccatctcagtatattttagatttgtgctgtttttaggatggggttttatggggattttatatgaaacccaccttggaaggaggaaggatggatggatggatggatagatggacagacagatagcTCTTTCAGCCCCCATTGACtgcatttatacactgcccttccTAGATGGCTCAGGgtagctcacaagattagaataCACATACAATATCAATCACTTAAAAATAGGGTTACAAAGATTTAGTGGCACGAATTCACTCAGAAGCATCTTCTATTtccagggggtggagggagagaagtgAATCATGAAGTCTATCTTCAGGAGAAGTAAATGGGTAGGTCTGGGCACACAATCTTCAGGTCTCCGCCACAGCCCTGGTGGGACAACTCTGTCATcagaaaacaattttattctttgaaGCAGGCTGCTGCTCTGCTCCGTGGCGACACaagacacacacaccacacaaattctatttttgttttaGTAAGAGAACCAGATGAAAAACGCGAGACCGCGGCTGAACCAGCTCACGGCATGACATTTCATCTAGTTTCCATATGAATGCCTCCAAGAGGGTGGGGGGGACCTTCTTTCGGAAGAATTTGCCATTCAAATTTCAAAGGCGGATAAGTGGAGATTTGGAATGAAGAGATATTAGCGTGGTGTGGTGAGAAGATAGGCAGAAAAGCTCCTTAGGAAGAATTACGTGGATCAAACATGCAGGGCCAACGCAGCAGAGAAGCAGCGACTGATTGACTGTGGTCAGCGAAAAGTTAGGGGCTGGTAAGAGGTGTTGTGGGCCCCCTCTGTTGGGAGGGGAACCCTGAAAGTTAAAGGCAGGGGGAAgctgagagccagggtggtgtcccGGTGAAGAGCGGCgggatctaatctggagaaccaggtctggcTCCCCACTCCTCCGCCATGGCTGTCTCACTCATGCTGCCAAatctttggaactccctccctagAGAGGTTTGTCTGTCTCCCCCAAGCTTTATCTTCTGTTAGCAAGGGaagagaaatgcagggtataaaaaccaatgccTCTGTTTCTGCTTTGGTGTTTGCTTCTCCTTCTCAAAACACCCTTCCTTTAACTCCCCATATTTTGCTTTGGTCTTTCTTTTCAAGGGGACTAAGCCCTTTTGCCCAAGTGCCCGAAACTAGATCCTGCCCCCATTACTACCTTTGATTGAAAGTGGGCAGGTGGTCTGGTAACagtattatttaattcatttacacCTTGCCCTTCTCCCCAACAACAACCCAAGACgtcttgcatcattctcctctcgtCCATTTTaccctgacaacaaccctgtaatgCAGGTTAGACAGAGAGAGCATGACTCTGCAGGGgcatctcttccccttcctctggcCCTGCCAAGGCAAAGGGAACCCTGTGCCCTGACCTCAAAGAGCCTCTCTCTTGGAGACCAGCTCTGACGTTCCGCCCTCTTGTTCTTTTCTCAATTCTTCAGAGTTCCCCATTTTCAGATTTCAAAAAGCCAGCCTCTTCATCTATCCCTTCTTCCTGCCCGATACGAGGAACAGATTGTTTGGAACATTCTGGCCTCCTCCCCACGCACGCCTGCTGGAAGGGGTCTCAAATGCAACAGCAGATCCCTCCTTTGCTTTGGCATCAGCCCTCCTGGAAATCTAGGATCAGGTTGGTGGGATGGGGATGAGTATGGCAGGGGACGCCGCTGCTGGGAGACCTGGTGAAGACGGCAGAGATTGCCTAGTCACAGAAGAATGATCCTGGGTGCAGAAAGAACTCTCCCAAGAAGCAGATTGCAAAAAAGGGAAACTTAAATTTATTCCAGTCAACCCAGTTCACATTTGGGTTGCAggtgaaagaagagaaagaagcctaatctaaagctTCCCTTTCACTagtggccagcttgtccagcaaCATGCGTGTGGGAAGATGAAGAAATGGGCTCAACAGGAGAGATCTGCACAGACATGTGTCTCTGTGGAAGGCCGTATGgacagagggagaggacaaagtggTGGAGACAggagtcagagggcagctcccaggttaagacaaagagagccaTCTAATTCAAGAAGGTAACACCCAGGCACCCTTAGAGGGATACAGCGCTCTGCAATGTTCGAGGAGAGGCATCGTGCACTGAACAATGGATCCTGCGCACAAAGAGTGGAAGGCCCAGTTTGTGAGCTTCCAGGGGCATTGGGCTGGGCACATGATAGGGCACCAGAGAGACCCTGGGTGGTGAAAATGAGTGGGGTTGGTGATGATGAAAGGGAACAggcattaaaatatgtttttttttaaataaacagagaCATTGATTAAAAGATGGTGTGGAGTAGAAGTTAAAGTGTGGGACTAGctggaccatgggtctgatccagcagggcttctcttctGTCCTTTGTATCCTTATGGACGGTTCCTTGAGCTCAGGGGGTATTCCACAGGCACAGGGGAAAACTCTGCATGCTGGATTGGCCCCTGCTCCCCAGCTTCTCCGCTGCACTTCCCTTTGCCTCAATTGCAGCCTGCCACCGTGTAACGcgttgcagatccctgccagcGA encodes:
- the CCDC63 gene encoding coiled-coil domain-containing protein 63, yielding MKSMRNRGSCSRNECSEYTEKEKEVMAEIELRKLQQQFRIMVESRKSFGVKTQQHLFHQEKQIHALKQENEEINLLLSLCKSPRNIFIDDHNCMELKFLLQTKDEYDALIQATKALIAELDDKISEMEKKIQKQKVVVIKLRQEFDGKWLQRQIHMLENRLSHVTVYFDTILTTNAKLREEISNLLCQKSIFDTIYSRLYKKLEQQKKTMDVSIEQSTVAYEQRVEALARISAMKERRCKDIAQYNIEFRELERVYNHETKLKAFMFIKLVDRSEFEEQAKKEEALKARKRAKTKGESFESYEVAYMRLLKLTENGDIDRLVEDFVEKEEKNFAYFSYVTELNNDMERLQKRIEDIQNEICELKSQHKKADDVIRGSMKEVEDKLQKTMEDANTYEYKLKESSKILDQLKSAVGFLFKQTGCDATKIKEHLGETGEITDQNLMQYFSIVEKKSNDLLLIESFLRYKELEGELDTVPLLNPFLGGSALLKKLDTVKIAPPSVSADPFADLLEPLEGPLDHTTLRSLILENQEKEKEKSRRSSLERIETARDKKKSSPV